A portion of the Marinobacter alexandrii genome contains these proteins:
- a CDS encoding tetratricopeptide repeat protein, with amino-acid sequence MKKQAIIFISVIYSILFANLGIAQNSLFDDAGEYLMQEKNDKALQLLSDSAANYESNPGYFELLGKAHYNLESFDQAIEAFIKCIELDNSNADCHYLLGSVLLDKLQITESLFQKGSIASKAKASLLRSIELQPSHIEAREKLANYYLNAPLIAGGSNTKAQEQATEIMKYNEIKGRTLMATIHVNRQAYDEAEREYIAILKKDSSNTNTMYNLGNFYVDRKRYDEAFEIASNMIESFPDVLLGYYFYGRLASITKNNVAKGKKCMMKFIDESPEKSTPAKHWAYYRLALLKKKMGEDYKQDAAKALELYPDFKQAKALLNE; translated from the coding sequence ATGAAAAAACAGGCAATCATATTCATTAGCGTGATTTATTCAATCCTTTTTGCAAACCTTGGTATAGCGCAAAACTCATTATTTGATGATGCAGGAGAGTATCTCATGCAAGAGAAAAATGACAAGGCACTTCAACTGTTATCTGATAGTGCAGCGAACTATGAAAGTAATCCAGGTTATTTTGAATTATTAGGAAAAGCTCATTACAACTTAGAAAGCTTTGATCAAGCAATTGAAGCCTTCATAAAATGCATTGAACTTGATAACAGCAATGCAGATTGTCACTATTTGCTTGGTAGCGTATTATTAGATAAGCTTCAGATCACTGAGAGCCTTTTTCAGAAAGGATCTATTGCAAGTAAAGCCAAAGCTTCTCTTTTAAGATCAATTGAACTACAACCATCTCACATTGAGGCACGAGAAAAACTAGCAAATTATTACTTAAATGCCCCGTTAATCGCAGGCGGAAGTAATACTAAGGCGCAAGAACAAGCAACCGAAATTATGAAGTATAATGAAATTAAGGGAAGAACTTTGATGGCAACTATTCATGTAAATAGACAAGCATATGATGAAGCAGAAAGAGAGTACATAGCAATTCTAAAAAAAGATAGTTCCAACACCAATACAATGTATAACCTTGGTAATTTCTACGTTGACCGAAAGCGATACGACGAGGCTTTTGAAATTGCCTCAAACATGATCGAAAGCTTTCCAGACGTTCTATTGGGGTACTACTTTTATGGCAGATTAGCTTCAATTACAAAAAATAATGTAGCCAAGGGTAAAAAATGTATGATGAAATTTATTGACGAGAGTCCTGAAAAAAGCACTCCAGCAAAACATTGGGCATACTATAGACTAGCGCTGCTAAAAAAGAAAATGGGCGAAGATTATAAACAAGATGCCGCGAAAGCTCTAGAATTATATCCTGATTTCAAACAAGCTAAAGCTCTATTGAATGAATAA
- a CDS encoding CocE/NonD family hydrolase: MNMISNRFLWFLLILQTTLAQSQSFEVKSGFISLESGIKLYHDLYLPMGQKKIPTILIRTPYGKGGSKIFASHFAKNGFSVVVQDVRGMGDSEGEFTSFNNEKSDGIATLAWINKQPWCNGDIGMWGSSYLAYSALIQADSSNPSLKSVFSLSGWINGAKIMSPGGAFHQMLAIPWLLLIGNTTKLSEQGADLNEMFAHLPLKDAVPQGGLDSTPDVSFDYRSVSIPIFHMNGWYDFTLQANIDAFKKISQSSSNDNQYMMLGPWYHNQIYDQNNMVGEYQIPEIGRMEINQFLELATDWFQYTLNGKSFDYMIDDRINYYVMFHDEWQTTNTWPPKNKPRTFFLNKENQLTSKKASKEITANNYLFDPNNPTPTWGGANFYALEGNIGILDQKQIEERKDVVSFTSPAFSKSELIAGTISVELYISTEGRGTDFTAKLTLVDKEGVSKNLTDDIIRLLPDSLKGKIEKVNFELPDIAFKVFQGEKVRLQISSSNYPKFNRNPNSGIDPLKAEKLMPVQQSIIYSKKFPSKITLPIIKE, encoded by the coding sequence ATGAATATGATTAGTAATCGGTTTTTATGGTTTCTATTGATACTACAAACAACCCTAGCACAGAGTCAATCTTTTGAAGTAAAAAGTGGGTTTATCTCTTTAGAAAGTGGCATAAAGCTTTATCATGATTTGTATCTACCAATGGGACAAAAGAAAATCCCTACGATCCTCATACGTACTCCGTATGGAAAAGGCGGATCAAAGATATTTGCTTCTCATTTTGCTAAGAACGGATTCTCTGTCGTTGTTCAAGACGTCAGAGGTATGGGTGACTCGGAAGGAGAGTTTACTTCCTTCAATAATGAAAAAAGCGATGGAATAGCCACATTAGCTTGGATAAATAAACAGCCTTGGTGCAACGGAGACATTGGCATGTGGGGATCTTCATATTTGGCTTATTCAGCTCTAATTCAAGCAGACTCCTCTAACCCATCTCTTAAAAGTGTATTTAGTCTTTCTGGATGGATCAATGGGGCTAAAATAATGTCTCCCGGTGGAGCATTCCATCAAATGTTGGCAATACCATGGCTACTACTCATTGGTAACACTACCAAGCTATCAGAACAAGGGGCTGATCTGAATGAGATGTTTGCACATCTTCCATTAAAAGATGCCGTACCTCAAGGAGGTTTAGATAGTACGCCTGATGTTTCCTTTGATTATCGATCAGTCAGCATTCCCATCTTTCATATGAATGGTTGGTATGATTTCACATTACAGGCCAACATAGATGCTTTTAAAAAGATTAGTCAGTCTTCCTCCAACGACAATCAGTACATGATGTTAGGCCCTTGGTATCACAATCAAATTTATGATCAGAATAACATGGTAGGTGAATACCAGATTCCTGAAATAGGAAGAATGGAGATCAATCAATTTCTTGAACTTGCGACGGATTGGTTTCAGTATACGCTGAACGGGAAATCTTTCGATTATATGATCGATGATCGAATAAATTATTACGTAATGTTTCATGATGAATGGCAAACCACTAATACCTGGCCACCGAAAAATAAACCAAGAACTTTCTTCCTCAATAAAGAAAATCAGCTTACAAGTAAAAAAGCTTCAAAAGAAATAACCGCTAATAATTATTTATTCGATCCAAATAATCCAACTCCTACATGGGGAGGGGCTAATTTTTATGCCCTTGAGGGAAATATTGGAATTTTAGATCAAAAGCAAATTGAAGAAAGAAAAGATGTAGTCTCTTTTACTTCACCAGCATTTTCCAAGTCGGAATTAATAGCAGGAACGATAAGCGTGGAACTTTACATTTCTACTGAAGGTAGGGGCACAGATTTCACAGCTAAACTTACATTAGTAGATAAGGAAGGTGTTTCAAAAAATCTTACTGATGATATCATACGATTGTTACCTGATAGCCTAAAAGGCAAGATAGAAAAAGTAAATTTTGAGCTTCCTGATATTGCATTTAAAGTTTTTCAAGGAGAAAAAGTGAGGCTACAGATAAGTAGTAGTAATTACCCAAAATTCAACAGAAACCCAAATTCCGGCATTGATCCCCTTAAAGCGGAAAAACTTATGCCAGTGCAACAATCAATTATCTACTCTAAAAAATTTCCTTCAAAAATCACCTTACCAATTATCAAAGAATAA
- a CDS encoding LytTR family DNA-binding domain-containing protein encodes MFQSRFFLQPILIPKYSKKEVAITLLIALSSVYFIFVFLEPFNFEIGDNNKYLVFLPFVLTYFLVLFVSGAFIIPFAIKVIGLKKYFFHHLLVGYFFQIFLIALAHHVLQNYLNSHALFNGEEFLSILSNAIFIGVIPTLITALIYYNKALLKQTRENLIESNIKIKKVDQNGYTTIQSTNEKNIFRCKSSTIIYLKSEDNYVNIFYQTDEGEDFKNELIRNTMKQIEPQLPIPFLRVHRSYIVNLNHIYKIEGNSQGMLLRITNSETTIPVSRNYIQTLKNSLDSI; translated from the coding sequence ATGTTTCAAAGTCGATTTTTTCTTCAGCCAATACTCATCCCCAAATACTCAAAAAAAGAGGTTGCGATCACACTTTTAATCGCCCTATCAAGTGTTTATTTTATTTTCGTTTTTCTAGAGCCATTCAATTTCGAGATAGGTGACAACAACAAATACCTTGTCTTTCTTCCATTTGTATTAACCTATTTCCTCGTTCTTTTTGTTAGTGGTGCCTTTATTATTCCTTTTGCAATCAAAGTAATCGGTCTGAAAAAATACTTCTTCCATCACTTACTAGTAGGGTATTTTTTTCAAATCTTTTTGATTGCTCTTGCTCATCATGTACTACAAAACTACCTAAATAGTCATGCACTATTTAACGGTGAAGAATTCTTGTCAATATTATCTAACGCCATATTTATTGGCGTTATCCCAACATTGATAACAGCTCTTATATACTACAACAAAGCACTACTAAAGCAGACTAGAGAAAATTTGATTGAATCAAATATCAAAATAAAAAAGGTAGATCAGAATGGGTATACTACCATCCAATCCACCAATGAAAAAAACATCTTTCGTTGTAAATCTTCGACCATCATCTATTTGAAATCTGAGGATAATTATGTGAACATTTTCTACCAAACTGATGAGGGTGAAGACTTCAAAAATGAGTTGATCAGAAATACAATGAAGCAGATTGAGCCACAACTCCCTATCCCATTTTTACGTGTGCACCGATCATATATAGTCAACTTAAATCATATCTATAAAATAGAAGGAAACTCGCAGGGAATGCTGTTACGTATTACAAACAGTGAAACCACAATTCCTGTCTCACGGAATTATATTCAAACCCTTAAAAATTCTTTAGACTCAATTTAA
- a CDS encoding M3 family metallopeptidase, with product MKKLLYLMIAGVLFSCQTQSENNEMQLENPFYQEWDTPYGVPPFDQIKDEHYMQAFEDGMAEQIKEVETIANNEGAPTFENTIEAFEKSGDLLNKVSNVFFNLTSANTNDSLQGISREISPKLSAHGDNIFLNASFYGKVRTLYDQRSELNLTVEQNKLLENYHTRFVRAGAALNDEQKTKMRELNSQLSSLSVSFGENVLAETNKFEMVLTADDLDGLPESVINAGADAAKERGYDSTKYVFTTHRPSLYPFITYSTRRDLREQLKKGYINRGDNDDENDNKALSVQLANVRLEKAKLLGYATWADYVLTQRMLDNPDKVYNLLDKVWPAAIQAAKNERDMMKTMAVKEGNDINIMPWDWWHYAEKIKMSKYNLDENEIRPYLKVDNVINGTFTLANKLFGMTFEEQTNIPKYHEDVRTYTVKNEKGELIGIYLSDWFYRTSKRGGAWMNTYRSQSNMNGNKVIPIVTNVGNFTKPTGDTPSLLSQDEASTLFHEFGHALHGLLSECTYPSISGTATPRDFVEFPSQVMENWVFEPEMLALYAFHYETGEVMPTELVNKIKNAGQFNQGFGTVEYMAASYLDMAYHSVTEPITMNADDFEKAAMDKIGMIDAIVPRYRTGYFQHAFSSPEGYSAGYYSYLNSEVMDADAFGAFKENGLFDKETANAYREHILSKGGTRDAMEMYVNFRGREPKFEAILERRGFN from the coding sequence ATGAAAAAATTACTTTATCTAATGATCGCTGGAGTTCTTTTCAGCTGTCAGACACAATCAGAAAATAACGAAATGCAGCTAGAAAATCCATTCTATCAGGAATGGGATACCCCCTATGGTGTACCTCCATTTGATCAAATCAAAGATGAACACTACATGCAGGCTTTTGAAGATGGCATGGCCGAGCAAATCAAGGAAGTAGAAACCATCGCGAATAATGAAGGAGCCCCAACTTTTGAAAACACGATCGAGGCGTTTGAGAAGTCAGGAGATTTGCTGAATAAAGTAAGTAATGTATTCTTCAATCTAACTTCTGCGAATACCAATGACTCACTTCAAGGGATCTCAAGAGAGATTAGCCCCAAACTATCCGCGCATGGAGACAATATTTTTCTTAATGCAAGCTTCTATGGGAAAGTAAGGACACTTTACGACCAACGTTCAGAATTAAATCTAACCGTGGAACAAAACAAATTATTGGAGAATTATCATACCCGTTTTGTTCGAGCAGGGGCGGCTTTGAATGATGAACAGAAGACAAAGATGAGAGAGCTTAATTCACAGCTTTCCTCGCTCTCTGTTTCATTTGGAGAAAACGTACTGGCAGAGACTAACAAATTTGAGATGGTACTAACAGCCGATGATCTGGATGGTCTTCCTGAAAGTGTCATCAATGCTGGGGCTGATGCTGCCAAAGAGAGAGGCTATGATAGTACCAAATATGTCTTCACTACGCATCGTCCAAGCCTTTATCCTTTCATTACGTATTCAACTCGAAGGGATCTCAGAGAACAACTGAAGAAAGGATACATCAATAGAGGTGATAATGATGATGAAAATGACAACAAAGCACTCTCAGTCCAATTAGCAAACGTGAGACTTGAGAAAGCAAAGCTTTTAGGATATGCTACCTGGGCTGATTATGTACTGACACAAAGAATGCTCGATAATCCAGATAAGGTTTACAACCTGTTGGATAAAGTATGGCCAGCAGCAATTCAGGCTGCCAAGAACGAAAGAGATATGATGAAAACAATGGCTGTAAAAGAAGGAAACGACATTAACATCATGCCTTGGGACTGGTGGCATTATGCTGAGAAAATCAAAATGAGCAAATACAATCTGGATGAAAATGAAATTCGCCCCTATTTGAAAGTGGATAATGTTATCAATGGCACTTTCACGCTTGCCAACAAATTGTTTGGAATGACCTTTGAAGAGCAAACCAATATTCCTAAATACCATGAAGATGTTCGTACCTATACCGTAAAAAATGAAAAAGGTGAATTGATTGGCATCTACTTATCAGATTGGTTTTATCGGACCAGCAAAAGAGGGGGTGCCTGGATGAACACTTACAGAAGTCAAAGTAACATGAATGGGAATAAAGTTATCCCTATTGTTACTAATGTTGGAAATTTTACTAAACCAACAGGAGATACACCCTCGCTTCTTTCGCAAGACGAAGCATCCACCTTGTTTCATGAGTTTGGGCATGCATTACATGGACTACTTTCAGAATGTACATACCCTTCTATTTCAGGAACAGCTACACCTAGAGATTTCGTGGAATTCCCTTCTCAAGTAATGGAAAATTGGGTTTTCGAACCTGAAATGCTTGCTCTTTATGCTTTCCACTACGAAACTGGAGAAGTGATGCCTACAGAGTTAGTAAACAAAATCAAAAATGCTGGACAGTTCAATCAAGGATTTGGAACAGTAGAATACATGGCTGCCTCCTATTTGGATATGGCTTATCATTCAGTCACCGAGCCTATCACGATGAATGCAGATGATTTTGAAAAAGCTGCGATGGATAAAATCGGGATGATTGATGCCATTGTTCCTCGATACAGAACAGGCTATTTCCAACACGCATTCTCAAGTCCTGAGGGCTATTCTGCAGGATACTATAGCTACCTAAACTCAGAGGTAATGGATGCAGATGCTTTCGGCGCTTTCAAGGAGAATGGTCTTTTTGATAAAGAAACAGCTAACGCTTATCGTGAGCATATCCTATCAAAAGGCGGCACAAGAGATGCCATGGAAATGTATGTGAATTTCCGAGGCAGAGAACCAAAATTTGAGGCAATCCTTGAAAGGAGAGGCTTTAATTAG
- a CDS encoding MG2 domain-containing protein, producing MKKLILALVGSLFLFTSCQKTKETQVSKDARFLDYISGFTTGIISKKDNITIQFANDVVFPQQVSESWVSLSPSVKGELVRSGQSLIFSPIDPLKSGQEYAIKLKLASMIEVSDELKEFVFAVQTIPMDYEINLDGLRTSDIENPKVLELNGELNTADFVDNEEVEKMLNAGGKEVEWVHRTNTSHQFTVKNIERTDAGYDLKVAVSGDAIGVKKEDEKTLIVPSTKDFSLTSANVQKTGTPYVSLLFSDPLQSNQDLKGLITIDGESNPKFVIDGNQVQVYLTRMLAGSRPIQIESGIKNVFGHPLKEKLNRYLAFDPENPQIRLIGKGSILPSTDGLVLPFEAINLKSIRVNVIQIFEQNIPQFLQANSLNGDDQMIRTGRSVMVKSIDLSAHSNDLSNWNRFTLDLATLFETEKGAIYQVRLGFRPEDSVFPCQEIPTGEAQSSKNDSWSIFDGDGFDTYYSNYYYPRGYRWDERDNPCHISYYNSDRFVTRNLIASDIGLITKIGGDNSLNVYTTNMISAAPVEASVKVLDFQLQVLDEAKTNTNGMVTFNPVRRPFLVIAEANGQKSYLKLDDGSSLTMSNFDVSGNRVRNGVKGFIYGERGVWRPGNDIFLSFMLEDIDDRVPADQPVIFELRDPQGNLKDRQIANSSVENLYSFTTKTDPTDVTGNWNASIKVGNASFSKQVKVETIKPNRLKINLDFENDKIAFNKRTLSPEMSVNWLTGIKGNNLKVETSVSFRPINTTFDGLANFEFDDPVKNVINEKSVAFTGRTDAVGNTTFNYTLPIQKEAGGAVRATFETKAFEPGGDFSINTQSLTYYPFVSFVGLQLPEGDNWGWLARDANHKVNIASVDSEGNPTSSGRVKMKIYEVNWRWWWDESEDYSVNYIRSSNRNLVAEKWIDINNGRGVGTFKIDDWGRYMMVIEDPISGHSSGDYFYMSWSGSEQGELGATFMSITTNKNEFEVGEEIELTIPGTSGAQALVSIENGSKVVDHFWTKTADGNTTIKVKATPEMAPNIYAHITLLQPHAQTKNDLPIRLYGIAPIKVVDKETILEPQLVMSDELAPGEEVTIKVSEKNGKPMAYTIAVVDEGLLDITNFKTPNAWNHFYSREAIGVKTWDLYDQVIGAYGGRLEKVLTVGGDGEAEAGDKDSKKPDERFKPVVQFMGPFFTTGKAQSHTFTMPQYIGSVKTMVVAGIDGAYGKADKATPVIKPLMVLGTLPRVTGPGEKIKLPVNVFRYKESIKNATVTIETDGLLSVNGEKSAKVDLSSSENVVQYFDLEVAKMLGSGKVKITAKSGNEVATHEIYLESRAPNTEQTQVQLFTLEKGKTYDAELATFGMQGTNTATLEIATVPSMNLEKRLKYLIRYPHGCIEQTVSSVFPQLFLDDITELTTTQKVKVEENVKAAIERLKKFQAIEGGLAYWPGQSDVNDWGTNYGYHFLLEAEAKGYFVPKELISSIKKYQTRRAKNWSKGDSRYSDDLIQAYRLFTLALGGNASLSSMNRMLNTSDLKSQALWKLGAAYSLIGKKQIALNLLNKAGTQPSRYNYWYSYGSETRDKALLLESYTYMDKKEEGFKLLRELANSLASKSWYSTQTTAYTLLAISKYLGQMAASDLKAKVTYAGDSESWKSELPILRSSINAESKSKKLSIANNSDGTLFITLTTTGTPYPGDEPANSSGLRMNINYFNQRGESVDVADIKQGQTFTAEVKITNESSSTVRDLALAQIFPSGWEINNDRLNDTDSFSNSSFDYQDIRDDRIYTYFFLKRGEAKTFKVNLTATYGGEFYLPGAYCEAMYDASINAKGKGEWIMVE from the coding sequence ATGAAAAAGCTAATCCTAGCTCTTGTTGGATCACTATTTTTATTCACCTCTTGCCAAAAAACAAAAGAAACGCAAGTATCTAAAGATGCCCGTTTTTTGGATTATATCTCAGGATTCACAACGGGAATCATCTCTAAAAAAGATAACATCACCATTCAGTTTGCCAATGATGTTGTTTTCCCTCAGCAGGTATCAGAAAGTTGGGTTTCTTTATCTCCATCTGTGAAAGGAGAACTCGTTCGCTCTGGGCAGTCACTCATATTTAGTCCAATAGATCCATTGAAATCAGGCCAGGAGTATGCCATTAAATTGAAATTAGCTTCTATGATAGAAGTATCTGACGAACTAAAAGAGTTTGTATTTGCCGTACAGACCATACCAATGGACTATGAAATCAACCTTGATGGTCTTCGAACCTCAGACATTGAAAACCCGAAAGTATTGGAACTAAACGGTGAATTGAATACAGCTGACTTTGTGGATAATGAGGAGGTAGAGAAAATGCTCAACGCCGGAGGTAAAGAAGTCGAATGGGTTCATCGAACCAATACTTCACACCAATTTACCGTCAAGAACATCGAGCGAACAGATGCTGGATATGATTTAAAAGTAGCTGTTTCAGGTGATGCTATTGGCGTGAAGAAAGAGGATGAAAAAACACTCATTGTTCCTTCTACGAAAGACTTTTCTCTGACTTCCGCTAACGTTCAAAAAACGGGTACTCCCTATGTTTCTCTGCTTTTTTCAGATCCGCTTCAGTCAAATCAGGATTTGAAAGGATTAATCACTATTGATGGTGAATCCAATCCGAAATTTGTAATCGACGGCAATCAAGTACAGGTCTACCTAACACGGATGTTAGCCGGAAGCAGACCGATCCAAATAGAGAGCGGGATCAAGAATGTATTTGGACATCCGCTCAAAGAAAAACTCAATCGTTACCTCGCATTTGATCCTGAAAATCCCCAGATAAGACTCATTGGAAAAGGTAGTATTCTGCCTTCCACAGATGGATTAGTTCTTCCATTTGAAGCAATTAACCTAAAAAGCATTCGTGTAAATGTCATTCAGATATTTGAGCAGAATATTCCACAATTTCTTCAAGCAAACTCGCTAAATGGAGACGATCAGATGATTAGAACTGGAAGGAGCGTCATGGTTAAATCAATTGACCTATCAGCGCATTCCAACGACCTATCCAATTGGAATAGGTTTACACTTGACTTAGCCACACTTTTTGAGACAGAAAAGGGAGCCATCTATCAGGTAAGGTTAGGATTCCGCCCGGAAGATTCGGTATTTCCATGTCAAGAAATTCCAACTGGTGAAGCTCAATCAAGCAAGAATGATTCATGGAGCATTTTTGATGGAGATGGTTTTGATACCTATTACTCCAATTACTATTATCCAAGAGGCTACCGATGGGATGAGCGAGATAATCCATGCCACATTTCTTACTACAACAGTGACCGCTTTGTAACTAGAAACCTGATCGCATCAGATATAGGGTTAATCACAAAGATTGGAGGTGACAATTCATTGAATGTTTACACCACCAATATGATATCAGCAGCACCTGTAGAGGCTTCAGTAAAGGTGCTTGATTTTCAACTTCAGGTATTAGATGAAGCAAAAACCAACACCAATGGAATGGTCACTTTCAATCCTGTGAGAAGACCGTTTCTAGTAATTGCAGAAGCCAATGGACAAAAGTCTTACCTAAAGCTCGATGATGGTTCTTCGCTTACTATGAGCAACTTTGATGTTTCTGGAAACAGAGTTAGAAATGGAGTCAAAGGCTTCATATACGGTGAACGAGGTGTTTGGAGACCTGGAAATGATATATTTCTTTCATTTATGCTAGAAGATATTGATGATCGTGTACCTGCAGATCAACCAGTTATCTTTGAGTTGCGTGATCCTCAAGGAAATCTAAAAGATCGCCAGATAGCTAATTCTAGTGTAGAAAATCTTTATTCATTTACTACTAAAACAGACCCAACAGATGTGACCGGAAACTGGAATGCATCTATCAAAGTAGGAAATGCTTCATTTAGTAAGCAAGTGAAAGTAGAGACCATCAAACCCAACAGACTTAAAATAAATCTTGATTTCGAAAATGATAAAATAGCATTCAATAAACGCACACTTTCGCCAGAAATGTCTGTAAACTGGCTAACTGGAATTAAAGGAAACAACCTTAAAGTCGAAACTTCAGTCAGCTTCCGTCCAATCAATACGACATTTGACGGTCTGGCCAACTTTGAATTTGATGATCCAGTAAAAAATGTAATCAATGAAAAAAGTGTAGCATTCACGGGGCGAACAGATGCAGTAGGAAACACGACATTTAACTACACGCTTCCAATTCAAAAAGAGGCTGGCGGTGCAGTAAGAGCAACTTTTGAGACCAAAGCCTTTGAGCCAGGAGGAGATTTCAGTATCAACACACAATCACTCACCTACTACCCTTTTGTCTCCTTTGTAGGACTTCAATTGCCAGAAGGAGATAATTGGGGATGGTTGGCAAGAGATGCTAACCATAAAGTAAACATTGCTTCTGTAGACAGTGAAGGAAACCCCACTTCTTCAGGAAGGGTGAAAATGAAAATCTACGAAGTAAACTGGCGCTGGTGGTGGGATGAATCAGAAGACTATTCAGTGAACTATATCCGCAGTTCCAACAGAAACTTAGTTGCAGAAAAATGGATAGATATCAATAATGGTCGTGGAGTCGGAACATTTAAGATTGATGATTGGGGACGATATATGATGGTTATTGAGGACCCAATATCTGGACATAGTTCTGGGGACTATTTTTATATGAGTTGGAGCGGTAGCGAACAAGGTGAGCTTGGAGCAACTTTCATGTCCATAACCACCAATAAAAATGAATTTGAAGTAGGTGAAGAAATAGAACTTACCATACCTGGCACTTCTGGGGCGCAAGCGCTGGTAAGTATCGAAAATGGAAGCAAAGTGGTGGACCACTTCTGGACCAAGACTGCTGATGGTAATACCACCATAAAAGTGAAAGCCACGCCTGAGATGGCGCCTAATATTTACGCCCATATCACACTTTTGCAGCCCCATGCACAAACTAAGAATGACCTTCCGATTAGACTCTACGGCATAGCTCCTATTAAGGTCGTTGATAAAGAAACCATCCTCGAACCACAACTTGTCATGAGTGATGAGCTAGCTCCAGGTGAGGAAGTTACAATCAAGGTTTCAGAGAAGAATGGCAAACCGATGGCTTACACCATAGCAGTTGTCGATGAAGGCTTGTTGGACATTACGAACTTTAAAACACCCAATGCCTGGAACCATTTCTATAGCAGAGAAGCCATAGGAGTCAAAACCTGGGATCTCTATGATCAAGTGATCGGTGCTTATGGAGGGCGATTAGAAAAAGTGCTTACTGTAGGGGGAGATGGTGAGGCAGAAGCCGGAGATAAGGACAGCAAAAAACCTGATGAGCGATTCAAACCTGTAGTCCAATTTATGGGACCCTTTTTCACAACAGGTAAAGCCCAATCACACACATTCACTATGCCTCAATATATTGGCTCAGTTAAAACAATGGTGGTAGCTGGCATAGATGGAGCATACGGAAAAGCTGATAAAGCTACTCCTGTCATTAAACCATTGATGGTATTGGGTACACTTCCAAGAGTCACCGGTCCAGGAGAGAAGATCAAATTGCCTGTCAATGTATTTCGCTATAAAGAGAGTATCAAAAATGCGACCGTAACCATAGAAACGGATGGACTATTATCCGTAAATGGTGAAAAATCTGCTAAGGTAGACTTGTCTTCCTCAGAAAATGTAGTGCAGTACTTTGACTTAGAAGTAGCTAAAATGTTGGGAAGCGGCAAAGTAAAAATAACGGCTAAGTCAGGTAATGAAGTGGCTACTCACGAGATCTATTTGGAAAGCCGAGCTCCTAATACCGAGCAAACTCAAGTACAACTTTTCACACTTGAAAAAGGAAAGACATACGATGCTGAATTGGCCACTTTTGGTATGCAAGGAACTAATACCGCAACACTGGAAATTGCTACAGTTCCATCGATGAATTTGGAAAAGCGATTGAAGTACCTCATCCGTTATCCTCATGGATGTATTGAGCAAACAGTTTCCTCTGTCTTTCCTCAATTGTTCCTCGATGACATCACCGAATTGACTACAACGCAAAAAGTGAAGGTAGAAGAAAATGTAAAGGCTGCCATTGAGCGACTTAAAAAGTTCCAAGCCATCGAAGGAGGTTTGGCCTATTGGCCTGGACAGAGTGATGTAAACGACTGGGGAACCAACTATGGGTATCATTTCCTGTTGGAAGCAGAAGCGAAAGGATACTTTGTTCCAAAAGAACTCATCAGCAGCATTAAAAAATATCAGACTCGACGAGCAAAGAACTGGAGTAAAGGAGATTCCAGATATAGTGATGATCTTATTCAAGCATATCGCTTGTTTACTCTTGCGCTTGGGGGAAATGCATCCTTAAGCAGCATGAATCGAATGCTAAATACTTCAGACCTCAAGAGTCAGGCACTATGGAAACTTGGAGCAGCGTATAGCTTGATAGGCAAGAAGCAAATTGCTTTGAACCTTCTAAACAAAGCTGGTACTCAACCTTCACGATATAATTATTGGTATTCCTATGGATCTGAGACAAGGGATAAAGCTCTTCTTTTAGAAAGTTATACATACATGGATAAGAAAGAAGAGGGCTTCAAATTACTGAGGGAACTAGCAAATAGTTTAGCCAGCAAAAGCTGGTATAGCACACAAACTACTGCTTATACCTTACTGGCAATTAGCAAATACCTCGGACAAATGGCTGCCTCTGATCTGAAAGCGAAAGTGACTTATGCTGGTGATTCAGAAAGCTGGAAAAGCGAATTACCGATTCTTCGATCTTCAATTAACGCTGAGTCTAAGAGTAAAAAGCTATCCATTGCCAATAATAGTGATGGCACGCTCTTCATTACACTGACCACAACAGGCACTCCTTATCCAGGGGATGAACCTGCCAATAGCTCAGGGTTGCGCATGAACATCAACTACTTTAACCAACGTGGAGAAAGCGTTGATGTAGCGGATATCAAACAAGGACAAACATTCACAGCTGAAGTGAAAATCACGAATGAGTCAAGCTCTACAGTAAGAGACTTAGCCCTTGCGCAGATTTTCCCGTCTGGCTGGGAGATTAATAATGATCGCTTGAATGACACTGACTCATTCAGCAACTCCAGCTTTGATTATCAGGATATTCGAGACGACAGGATTTACACGTATTTCTTTTTGAAAAGAGGAGAAGCAAAAACATTCAAAGTAAATCTTACAGCTACTTACGGAGGAGAATTTTATTTGCCTGGCGCATACTGTGAAGCCATGTATGATGCCAGCATCAATGCAAAAGGCAAGGGTGAGTGGATTATGGTGGAGTAG